In Trichoplusia ni isolate ovarian cell line Hi5 chromosome 2, tn1, whole genome shotgun sequence, the DNA window CTCTCTTCTACACCCTCAACAATATAACCTATTTTAAGACGTATCGATAGGCCCCTGAACTTATTGTTATTTACGgagtaattaatgaaattggAATATTCTGTTGGTACACAGCTTGATTCTTCATTACTGCTTAATTTATagcaatataatacaaataggTAACTAGATATTCTCACGGATATTTTAGCACGTTAGTTTCCTGTTTGTGGGTAAACAGCTAATTTAAAGATAGGTATAAATTCTGCTGACTCTGACGATAacatactatatttttaaaataattatcctTAAGAAAGATATTTGTTGCATATTCTTGTTTGCTGGACTCGTATGAGGAATTTTTTCTTTTCCATCAATgactttaataagaaattatggCTAAAATCGTAGCTAAATTATCTACTAAGATGACGTGACTATATTTCTAAAAAGTGTTTGTGACATACTTCCTAAATCCTGTGCAGTATCGAATCCACAACATGACAAATAGATACATTGATAGAGATCTGCATTCATCTGCTTAACATCCTACCGTGTTGAATTTTATACTGGCTACAAATCTTTCCATAACGCTCTATCCCGCAAACCGGTCCTCGCGGTATACTATCATCGCAACAACTCATCAACTCATCacaccaaaaaataaaagacaataataattaatttaaaagattgaAAATACTGAAACAAAGATGCTGATGACAACTGAATTAAGAttgatttgtaaatttttaCTCGTGATCGAGAACTGTCTGCAATTTAAAGGAAATCGACATCTTGAAACTTGTGACGGGCCTGTCTGATTCTGAGAATTTTATACTACTGTAGGTGTGGTAGATTCGGTGTCTAGTTGGAGGGAAGTTGGCGTAATGCGTGAAGGAAGACCTTTTCCATACCGGAATATAGCACACAGGGGTATTCACCTCCAAAACATTTATCGTGAAAGCCTCGTTGAACAAATGAGTTGTTGAACTAAGTTGACGACTGAAAGTAGAACAATGTAAAGGTACTTCCCAATGTCTTAATAACCTAAAAGGATaagcataaaaaaaaccaataatagAAGTAGTTGGTAGATATCTTTACAATAAATCGAGAATTATGTGCAATCTATTAGTTTTATCATCATAGGGGTTTTCCCACTAATCATATCCTTGCGCCAATCTTGGTACAGAGTAATTCCCAggtttttttaagtagttttttgcTACGAGTATGGAAGTAGGTAATTCTTTACTTTAATaagacataaaatatatttctttgctAACCATAAACCGtgataaatgaaattttcacagattgtATATGTATCTGTTGCTgcttatacaaaaaataatgaaaataaatagacatttaaGTAACGCTGGGTACAAATAGGTCACTGTCTTTAGACGTATGTGTAGAATGTGTATACTTGCATAAAACCCTGTAACGCGAGGGCGACtcgaacttgaccggtttttttatacgagattttaaatgaaaatagcgATAAATCCCATACAAACGCAAGTGTAGATACATCAGAAATGTATCGCTAAAATGTTGTCTGATACTTGACTTATATTGCTTGACGATTCAAAGAGCTGTGTGTGTAAAGAGTGGGGGTAAAATCTAGAAAGTTTATACTATATATACTAAGCAAGATTTCATCACAATAGGCAAAAAGGGAATAACACATTGGTATTGAAATGGAAACCAACATTATATactttattcataattattcatcTCTTCCATTACACCAAATTAccactaaaatatatttggcaatataaaaaataaggaatacATTagactcgattttttttttcaatcatacTACCTAATATTCATATCTAAGTGTTACTGTCAGAGTAATGAATTTGGACAGTTGGAAATTAACATCACGATCATAAACAACAACGAAGTTACAAAAAGTTATACCAACACAACGACACCATACAACAAAACATtctggaaaaaaatatctaaccACATCAACTTATATAAAATCTCCAATTTAATACTTTGACCGTAACATACGCATAACCATTCTTTTGGAATACAATTCTAATATGCAATATCTAGTATTCttacatttaagataaaaaaaaaacaaatgactatataaaaatatacaatgatGTTAACAAATccttaagaataattttacgcgAAACGAAAGTAAAGCGCATAGTTGagagatgcaacggtttactcacacgtatttatctgAATTGTCCGACTAGTTACGGACCCAACTAGAGTCTTTAATTAGCCGACTCGACGTGAGTAAGTCGTTGCatcttttaattatgaatcatccTTACGAAagttgctataaaataaaaagcatttgAGAGCGCACGCGCTTGTAATGAAACTAACAATAAGAGAATTAAAGAAAGCTACAAAATATATTGTAGTTTTCCCTATAGCTGTTATGAGCAATAATAGATTACAAGATAATCTTATtagaaatcaaaattaatacagTAAGTGAATACATCGTCTAATctgtttgataaataaatgtttactatCTTATTTAGACAATGATGAAGCGATAATAACAGGAATCAAATTTGTAATCGCTTCCGCTGTTTTCCAGTATTTACTTCATAAGGAAACCGTGACGTCATAGGTTAGCAACTAAAGTTTATTGTGCagtttcattgcaaacgctgcgAAAATAATAGCAACACtagaatacataatttaatcGAGAACTAAACGTttccttataaataattttgatataaaacatACGTCATTTAGCAAACAGGTATACATCACATTTTCATCTAATTTAGATGATTGTTTGAACGAGATCATTAGATCATTATCCCTTAGAGGTCCACCGCCAGGTCTTAACGCAAGACTTATCTTGAAGAAGAGAGACTTCAGTTTTTAAACAGCTAATTAACAAAAGAATGAACTAGTCATCTCTCAAAGGCGCTGTGAGTGGTTGACAATCATTTTTGCAGTCGTGATGAATAGGCAAATAACTCAGGAGTTGCTATGACAGTTATAGCTGTAAAAATGATGAACAATTGATTAATTTGTAGTTATCGACATAACTTTAGTCTTTAAAGGCCGCACACCAATCCACAATCCAGCTTTGATTGATTAGTTATTATTCGAGTAAGTACATGGTTCGAGACCTTTCGAGTCTTCTTCGTTCTTCGAATCAAATATGAACATAATCAATCAAATTCAATCATCCGTTGAGTCATGACAGTAAtgctacataatatatatttttttacatatgttTATTTTGCTATAAACCAGTATTGATATACGGTTTCACAGAAAGACTTCTTTATCCCTTGCAAGAGCAAAAAATCTGTGATATtaataaactgtaatttttagaaaaaaaaaacattatattttaacagtGACAAGTCTGTAGTGTTGCTATATAGCTACTTATGTTGTCAGTAttgctaaagtaaaaaaaatagaaacaaattctaaataatttaatgcatATCTCGTTTAAACAATCACCTtgtatattaaaactaaattgaagCCAGTCTGATGCGTGTGCGATGCGAACGAATGCAAGTTGAATTCGAACATTCATTGAATGTTAACATAGTATTGTAATAATACGAAGATTTCTACAATAGCTCGAGTTTTAAAATGTGTACTGTATTAGGGTTTTGTCCAACAGTgggataaataaaaactggtgGATTAAAAGGTACAGTGGGTATTACGGAAATTGTAAGAGCTTTGTCCAGCAAAGGTTTCGGTGTTTCCAAACTACGTTGAGGTTGGATTTTACTTTAACCGGTTACCATTGAATAGAATACAAGTTTTTCAGAGATTGCCTGTCTGACATATAAATTGGTTATATTTAGGTTTCCCACATATATAGTGCATTAACAAACATATTATTCCATACATGAATTGTTTATCGTGCCTTGAAACCACGTGATCGcttgagcattttttttaagttttccttttaaatatattaagttttttaagaatACATTTTGCCGTGAATCGCGGTAGTTAgcaactaatattaaaatgtatatgaaACTTGACGAACGGCAGCCTTACCATTAATGGTGACTCTATGAGAATTTTCCACGGCAGTCACTTTCCTTATACAGGTTTAGGTAGAGAATTATCccggaaataaaaaaaatattatttgattcaaAATCATAAGAATTTGTAAGTTAGTCCAGTTAGATAACTTAACTACAGGAACATAAGACAATtagtcatttaataataattacagtcCAGGCTTCAATTTTCCATTAAACATTATATGTATACATTTTCTTACtttatacattaataaaaatgctGATATTGAATGAACGAATACATTGGACCTTTCGAAAAACATCGCGTGACGTGCAATCTAAATtgaaccttaaaaaaatgtaataagccttatatttgtttacataacaataaatGGTTGAGATAACATGAACACATGATTCTTATTAACAATTggatctttatttatttaacaattaacaTATGTTCACGTGTatagacaatttaaattaaCGTTAGTAAATGAATCGTAAATGCTGCCTTTATACTATACAGGGTGATGTTTTTTATCGCTTTCAAAAATACAACTTGAGCCTttgtaactgtattttttttctatatttttttgacgtCATATTCTAAGCTTcgaaaacgataaaaatatcacttggagaaatataatttggaatgtatatttatttggcATTAAAAATTCAGCTTACTTATTCAGATATTACTTATCTACCTACCAGACGTATTTATGAATTACTCTAGATTTAGATAATTTTTATATCGTATTTATATAATCGATTCTTGTCAAAATAACACAttgataataaatcaattatatttacttacaaatgtTTATCGTATTAAATTTGATAACTGCTGATTgaaaaaacgaaatttaaagaaaaatatataaatacatgaaGCTCTAGGTAAACACTCTGTTatgtttacatatattattattatattacattaaactGATAAATCTCCGTCTATAATATAAcgaaatacataaatgtatgaaaCAAGGAAATCAAATATACAGAAAAACGTAATTTACGTTATAATTCCCATTGATGTTCtagtattaattttactattaaaatcaGCTATCCTTGacttacctacatatatttaatcTGGAAGTAATCTATTAAAACATACGATGTATGTTGCTGACACAGAGCAGTAACCAATGGGAAGTCACTATTACAAGACAACTTGTTAATAATAGCATTTGATTGGTTTATCATAAAGAACAGTTTATAGGGTGATTTGTAATGTGTATATGATTGGTGGAAAGACATGCTTGATTTAATCACTAGCGATGGATTGTGTGACGACAGTCAAAAaccaattttaaatctattgacCTAAAGTTCACAATCGTTTGACAAAAATGACAATTCAAAGACTTTAGCGTTTTCTATATCATTTCTTTCCTTCAAACaactataaacattatttgaataGATCTAAAGTCTGTTTTCAAGTATCACTACAAATTCCATGAACAATGACAGCTCAGAGGTTTAATGCTCTCTatgtcatttctttttattaacaattatgCACGTTATTTCAATAGACTTAAAGTCTGTTTTCAAATATCGCTTAAAAGTCGCCAACACATTGCCCTGGCCTATCGTCGCTCCATTTGCTTACTGCTCTGTGTCGTAGTGATAATAACATATGCACAGTGCGGAAGGTAGTTGAATTCATTTACTAACGTTTGTTTGTGGCGAGCGCGTTACGTGGAGGGCGCGCAGGGTCGCCGTCACTGCCCCACTCATTTGATCGCTCGGGCTTCGGGCAGGAAGGCGTCCCAGTAGCGGATAGcctacaatataaatattaggtGGTTAGGAATTGAATTGTTTCAATGGTTTGGGTACGTAAATATAGGTAAAGTTAGAAACTTCAACATCAAGCCTAGttttttcccaaatatgttgggatcggctgaCAGGTGGATGTgggctaagtaccagtgttttataaggagcgaggAGCATATCTGTCCtcgtcaacccagttacctgcaACAcgaacagccgagacccacaatttaacgtgctttccgaaacacagaggaagTCGTTATGGCATTGATTTTCATTCATCCACGGACTGACCGTGTCAAACGTAGCTTAATCATAATCGAAAAATTTGTGCAGCTACAGCTTAATTCATTTCAGccctagcttatcgggaagtacctcaaaatGGAGTGAcaaaaattcaaccggaacgacaaacggacaaacaagaaagtgggtgtataaaaacgtgggtaaaAAAGATATCGGTAAAAGGGGGTgattagaatatttttggagtggatagaaacagtttttatcaaaatttggacgtttaacaaaCGACGCGAAAGTTCTCAAGCATTTCATAgggtaatattgtttataagctttttatgtaagaaaatattcatgcgACCTCCTAAAGAACATTTTTTCAGTAATTGACCCTTTAAAACTCTATTCGCCCCACTCTACGGTATAGTGCAGTAGTACCTGCGCCTGATGCTTCATGTGGTCGTCCAGATACCGCAGCAGCGCGGCGCGCAGCTCGCTCAGGCGCAGCTCGTCCCACCGCTCCAGCTCCTTCTTGATGACGCGCGATATCGTGTCGAACTCCTGCTGACCACGCTCCACCTTCGATTCCCACTGTCACAACAGAACATGTTTGCTTATTAACAACTTAGACTTTAGACTGGCgtgttggtctagtgattagtAGCCATGATTGCTATACTGGAGGATTAaatttcgattcccacccaggccAAATGATTATGCGAgaagcacgatcattttttctgtgtcttgATGATGATAGCTATTGGGTTCGAAGATGGTCATGACTCCGAAATAACTTGGGTAATACGGATTTTAAGTCATAAGTTAAAAGCATAAGACACAGTTTCCATTGAACATACCTCAATAATCTCATTAGCTGCTTGTTCGATCTTCTCCGGGCGGTTGGCGAGCTCTGCCTTCGCTTTGTTCTCTCTCCGCTTGGTCAGCTGCATCTGAGCGTGTTGCCAGTTTTGGAACACCTGTATGCGAGACGGTCAcaacttaaacataattatatttaaagtgtttttaacACTAAATTCGTACGGCGGCTACTTTTCATCGTTTTGGTGCAGCGCGAGATTCGGTTCAATGtcgataagaaaaaaaaactagctgaaGTTGACcgttatgtaaataatatgcgGAAAAACGTAACTCCGTGTGGATGTAACGTTACCGAAGAAAACGTGCACTATCATTGGCAGAATgataactttatattaaaacacagcgccatctatgttaTCACAAGCAACAAAATGACCGAATACGACACGTGAAGTGATGACTGCAATATGATGTTACAACCTAAACCTAACATTAAATAAGTTACTACGTACTTTAGGGGTTACatacaagaataaaattaaattagaaattcaAGACAACCGGTATAGATTATTTTCTCtattttcagataattttatattttaccttaacTCTCTCATGGAACACATCCTTGATAGCGCCGATGAGGCCGAGGTAGTCTTTAACGTGCTCAGCGAGCACGTAGAAATCCGTGTTCGACTGCTCTAATCTCAAGTGTTCAATCTGTAAGAGAAAGTAGGTTTGTAACAAATAATGTTAGGAGAAAAAGGAAAACACGTGTTGTGGGTTTTAATAcctcggttttttttttaatttacttttgacatgttgaattattaactttattaaattacttatgcGGCAGAAACTAGAAAAACTTTAAACCGTAATATAAAAACCTTTGCCGAAGTGGGACTAAGCTCTAGAAGAATACTAATTGTTGCAAATCGTCCCTGATGGGGTTTTGCCCGTCACCTGCTTTGTCGACCTCGCGGTGGGTCGAGATATAACAGCACCCTGTTGCTGTCCTACGGTTGGCGTCCTTCCTGCTCTGCAACCTCTGTCGGTGTTGGCGCCTCGCCGCGGCTGCAACACTCACCTTCTCGTGCAGGTCGGCGGTGTGCGAGAGCGCGCGCGAGAGCGGCGCGTGCGGGTCGCTGCCGGAGAGCGCGGCGCAGGCGCGGGCCGCGTCGTGCGTGCGCGCCGCCAGCTCGCGCCGCTCGCCCGCCAGCGCCTCGCCGCGGCTGCAACACTCACCTTCTCGTGCAGGTCGGCGGTGTGCGAGAGCGCGCGCGAGAGCGGCGCGTGCGGGTCGCTGCCGGAGAGCGCGGCGCAGGCGCGGGCCGCGTCGTGCGTGCGCGCCGCCAGCTCGCGCCGCTCGCCCGCCAGCGCCTCGCCGCGGCTGCAACACTCACCTTCTCGTGCAGGTCGGCGGTGTGCGAGAGCGCGCGCGAGAGCGGCGCGTGCGGGTCGCTGCCGGAGAGCGCGGCGCAGGCGCGGGCCGCGTCGTGCGTGCGCGCCGCCAGCTCGCGCCGCTCGCCCGCCAGCGCCTCGCCGCGGCTGCAACACTCACCTTCTCGTGCAGGTCGGCGGTGTGCGAGAGCGCGCGCGAGAGCGGCGCGTGCGGGTCGCTGCCGGAGAGCGCGGCGCAGGCGCGGGCCGCGTCGTGCGTGCGCGCCGCCAGCTCGCGCCGCTCGCCCGCCAGCGCCTCGCCGCGGCTGCAACACTCACCTTCTCGTGCAGGTCGGCGGTGTGCGAGAGCGCGCGCGAGAGCGGCGCGTGCGGGTCGCTGCCGGAGAGCGCGGCGCAGGCGCGGGCCGCGTCGTGCGTGCGCGCCGCCAGCTCGCGCCGCTCGCCCGCCAGCGCCTCGCCGCGGCTGCAACACTCACCTTCTCGTGCAGGTCGGCGGTGTGCGAGAGCGCGCGCGAGAGCGGCGCGTGCGGGTCGCTGCCGGAGAGCGCGGCGCAGGCGCGGGCCGCGTCGTGCGTGCGCGCCGCCAGCTCGCGCCGCTCGCCCGCCAGCGCCTCGCCGCGGCTGCAACACTCACCTTCTCGTGCAGGTCGGCGGTGTGCGAGAGCGCGCGCGAGAGCGGCGCGTGCGGGTCGCTGCCGGAGAGCGCGGCGCAGGCGCGGGCCGCGTCGTGCGTGCGCGCCGCCAGCTCGCGCCGCTCGCCCGCCAGCGCCTCGCCGCGGCTGCAACACTCACCTTCTCGTGCAGGTCGGCGGTGTGCGAGAGCGCGCGCGAGAGCGGCGCGTGCGGGTCGCTGCCGGAGAGCGCGGCGCAGGCGCGGGCCGCGTCGTGCGTGCGCGCCGCCAGCTCGCGCCGCTCGCCCGCCAGCGCCTCGCACGCGCCCAGCAGCCGCCGCAGGCACGCCTCCAGGGCCTCCACGCGGGACGAACGCTCCTCGAACCACTGTCCCACAAAACTTACAATCATCACTAAAACAAAACTCGACGCGAGAGAAATCAAAATATGCAATAAGCAAGGAACGTGACCGAGAAAATGTGTGAGCGGCTAGACAGGCGAAATTTGAGGGCCATGACAGAGACACGCCATAGTGACAGAGGCAGTGTGGGAGGGACCTCTCCGAGGCAATCTGTGCCAGAGTGCGAGGGACATGATCGTGGCAATCAGACCGAGGGATGTGGAGGGATGGAGGCAGTGTGCGAGGGTGATGATCGTAACCATATGGGGAAATTGCAAGGGAAATGACCAGCCATATGTGTGAGCAGACGAATGTCGACAGTTAGCGAAACATAGATAACACTATCATCCCTACAACGGAACTACGATTTCACTCACCGGATCCGATTCGTCCATCCTGTATGTGATCTTGTTCACAGTCTCGCCGACTTTGTTGAACAGACGAAGCACTCCGGCGCCGCTCAGCGCAGATGTGCTCGTCGCCTTTGGCAATTCTGTGTCTGTGTACAAAGAAATATACAGTTACATATTATAGTCTGCAGTTATTTCAATACAGTTATTtttccgtcagacagatttccaaaaaaatattggatagatatgttaaaaaaatgaagagCATACAGCTAataaaatctcatgtgacgtcacataccagtacgaatttactagcaagtgatgttactagcccccactaccatacatttcatcattttgGGAAACCTGTCATTTTAATTGTCACTTGGATTGCAATTTTATGATCTCTACAAGAAGATCTCTTCAAGTACTTTTTCTacagataatttaataatacctaaAATGGACATATACATTTTAGTTCCATAGTATCTTGGAAATATTATTCGTTACAACATACCTGACTCCAAGAACTCCCTGAAGTCAGGATCGATGCACAGGACGGGGTGCTGCGCGACCCTGTTGAGGAACCTCTCGAGGGCGGCGCGGCGTCGCTCCACGAACTGCGACTGCACGCTGCCCGCCGCCGAGCTGCCGTTAGCGCTCTCGGTAGATGGCGTTGATGTCATCTTCAGTTTTGTTGTACCTGGTTAACAAGGATTCggctttttttactttttattgaaatattttttttaggaaggCAAAATATACTTTGATTTTGATCTTGAGTCAAAATGTAAATGATAATTGGGTATGGCAGTTAATTTTTTCTTCTGTcatgtattgaaaaaaaatttgatTAGTATTTTGCCTCTATCGGTACGACGACGTTTTCAATTATGTCACACATTTTTTCCATTCACTGTCGCAAATGTAAATCTTATTAAGGCAACACCTTACTTGGCCGCTCAAACATCCCAGTTTAATACAAtggttttaattgtattaaaaccattgtattaaacttttaatacaatGGACAAGGGGacattattacaatatatttaaaaccgAAGTTTGGCATGCCATCCTTAATTGTCTTAAATACTTACCAACTATACTCTTCTCCGGCGCAGGCGGTATAATTCTGCCTGATCTCAAGTATTTTTCTATCAGTTTCTCATGGAGTCCTAGAAAGTCGCTGAAC includes these proteins:
- the LOC113504885 gene encoding sorting nexin-2 isoform X1; translation: MSEEPDTPPFSTVDINNDNRDDEDLFASAVQEVSLDSEVNGAREGLEKVTISDAPSITTSLSSPIMEEIATERANNIIITVTEPQKIGEGMSSYVAYRVLTKTNMPIFSKHDFAVLRRFSDFLGLHEKLIEKYLRSGRIIPPAPEKSIVGTTKLKMTSTPSTESANGSSAAGSVQSQFVERRRAALERFLNRVAQHPVLCIDPDFREFLESDTELPKATSTSALSGAGVLRLFNKVGETVNKITYRMDESDPWFEERSSRVEALEACLRRLLGACEALAGERRELAARTHDAARACAALSGSDPHAPLSRALSHTADLHEKIEHLRLEQSNTDFYVLAEHVKDYLGLIGAIKDVFHERVKVFQNWQHAQMQLTKRRENKAKAELANRPEKIEQAANEIIEWESKVERGQQEFDTISRVIKKELERWDELRLSELRAALLRYLDDHMKHQAQAIRYWDAFLPEARAIK
- the LOC113504885 gene encoding sorting nexin-2 isoform X2, whose amino-acid sequence is MSEEPDTPPFSTVDINNDNRDDEDLFASAVQEVSLDSEVNGAREGLEKVTISDAPSITTSLSSPIMEEIATERANNIIITVTEPQKIGEGMSSYVAYRVLTKTNMPIFSKHDFAVLRRFSDFLGLHEKLIEKYLRSGRIIPPAPEKSIVGTTKLKMTSTPSTESANGSSAAGSVQSQFVERRRAALERFLNRVAQHPVLCIDPDFREFLESDTELPKATSTSALSGAGVLRLFNKVGETVNKITYRMDESDPWFEERSSRVEALEACLRRLLGACEALAGERRELAARTHDAARACAALSGSDPHAPLSRALSHTADLHEKVSVAAAARRWRASGASWRRARTTRPAPAPRSPAATRTRRSRARSRTPPTCTRR